One Brassica napus cultivar Da-Ae chromosome C2, Da-Ae, whole genome shotgun sequence DNA window includes the following coding sequences:
- the LOC111207102 gene encoding WAT1-related protein At3g28050-like, translating to MTRKYFQREVLPVTALVTMECANVALNTLFKAATLQGMGFHVFIVYSYGLAALLLLPSLFFSYRSRTLPPMNFSILYKVVLLGLIGCCSNIMGYTGINYSSPTLASAISNLTPAFTFLLAILFRMESVSFKRTSSVAKMLGTIVSIGGAFIVTLYNGPVVINMSPPSISLRSQSPNHDWIIGAAFLAVEYFMVPLWYIVQTQIMREYPSEFTVVCYYSFGVSFWTGLVTLFTEGSDLSAWKIKPNIALVSIVCSGLFGSCINNTIHTWALRIKGPLFVAMFKPLSIAIAVAMGVIFLRDSLYIGSLIGATVITIGFYTVMWGKAKEMALVEDNNKANNEDANEADLDSPSGSRKAPLLESYKNDEHV from the exons ATGACGCGAAAATATTTTCAGAGAGAGGTGTTGCCGGTGACGGCGCTGGTAACAATGGAATGTGCCAACGTGGCCTTAAACACTCTGTTCAAGGCAGCCACTTTACAAGGCATGGGGTTCCATGTCTTCATCGTTTACTCTTATGGTCTCGctgctcttcttctccttccttctcttttcttctcctACAG ATCAAGAACGCTTCCACCGATGAATTTCTCAATTCTCTACAAAGTCGTGCTTCTTGGGTTAATTGG atgCTGCTCAAACATAATGGGCTACACAGGCATTAACTATAGCTCTCCAACACTTGCTTCTGCAATCAGCAACCTCACTCCTGCGTTTACCTTCTTGCTGGCCATCCTTTTCAG GATGGAGAGTGTATCTTTCAAGAGAACAAGTAGTGTGGCTAAAATGTTAGGAACCATAGTCTCCATTGGAGGAGCATTTATTGTGACTCTTTACAATGGTCCTGTGGTGATCAATATGTCACCACCGTCCATTTCTCTGAGATCGCAATCTCCAAACCACGATTGGATCATTGGTGCGGCTTTTCTTGCCGTCGAGTATTTCATGGTTCCGTTGTGGTATATTGTTCAG ACTCAAATCATGAGAGAGTATCCATCCGAGTTCACCGTTGTTTGCTATTATAGCTTTGGAGTGAGCTTTTGGACCGGGCTGGTCACGTTGTTCACTGAAGGGAGTGACTTGAGTGCATGGAAGATAAAACCAAATATAGCTTTAGTATCAATCGTTTGCTCG GGATTGTTTGGATCTTGCATAAACAATACAATCCACACGTGGGCGTTGCGGATCAAGGGACCTTTATTCGTTGCAATGTTCAAGCCTCTGTCCATTGCCATTGCCGTCGCAATGGGCGTGATATTCCTCCGGGATTCTCTTTACATCGGCAG CTTGATAGGGGCAACGGTAATAACGATCGGGTTTTACACGGTGATGTGGGGCAAAGCTAAGGAAATGGCCTTAGTCGAAGATAACAACAAGGCTAACAACGAGGATGCTAACGAAGCTGACCTTGATTCTCCATCAGGTTCACGGAAGGCTCCTCTCTTGGAAAGTTACAAGAACGATGAGCATGTATAA
- the LOC106378693 gene encoding uncharacterized protein LOC106378693: protein MASGHEIYALRAWMYNHKDPETGEVTKEYRAGLRGFLQQATNQPFAREHGKIFCPCRKCKNEPYLEIDTVKRHLYNREFRPNYYIWFLHGEGASSSSTGQGFELPNYNASDGYEQNMFGNNAEDGYEQNMFGNNAGDGYEQQGNRYHDMVTDALHEAAIPDSSREEPNIDAQRFYNMLDAANEPIYEGCREGLSRLSLASRMMTIKSDHNLNEKCMDSWAQLINEYLPEGNFAADNFYEIQKLVAGLGLPSEMIDLCVDNCMIYWKDDEKLTECRFCQKPRYQETQGRNPVPYKRMWYLPITDRLKRLYHSERTAASMRWHAQHSVKDGEITHPSDAKAWKRFQTVYSDFASEFRNVYLGLCTDGFSPFGMSGRQYSLWHVILTPYNLPPEMCMQREFLFLSILVPGPKHPKRALDVFLQPLIHELKMLWHYSMQTWDHSQQQNFNMRAVLMWTISDFPAYGMLSGWTTHGRLSCPYCMDRTDAFQLKNGRKSCWFDCHRRFLPPQHTYRKNKKLFRKNKVVHVPPPVMQSGASLLEQIDYYGAKETCKVGGNWHTPPNMPDGYTASHNWHKKSIFWELPYWKDHLLRHNLDVMHIEKNVFENIMNTLLDVKGKSKDNLKSRLDLPELCARPELHVTREGKLPVPNFRLPGVAKQKLFDWVNSDVKFPDGYVSKFSRCIEQGKKFSGMKSHDCHVFMQRLLPFAMTELLAKHVHEAIAGVGAFFRDLCTRTLTEDGIELLAKNIPVLLCNLEKVFPPSFFDVMEHLMIHLPFEAALGGPVQFRWMYVFERFMGYLKKFAKNLAKVEGSIVAGSLTVETSHFTSYYFSPTVRTKKTAPRRYDDGGVAPSYLVTDVPDIFCQIGRLAGKEFESIFNLQIREHYPNLEEKDYEQLNERDYPGWLEYYVKNGCHDKPIPRWLYEFVDKPVSKITTAPMYFTRGYTFHTYTHGSKRSTTNFGIQLQGETDFYGVLQQIIEVTYPGTINLKCVNLSVIDQVCFLSYPRIRERRERWLSVIKVNPRGRIIVGEIADVAMQAERVAEMSVPTESTENIVHIDPDNQEAEVIVDDSTEGSVSEEDEFNAETDEDEITNDEAENRDNEKCI from the exons ATGGCGTCCGGACATGAAATATACGCGCTACGGGCTTGGATGTACAATCATAAAGATCCGGAGACTGGTGAAGTAACGAAAGAGTATCGTGCTGGACTACGAGGATTCTTACAACAGGCAACCAACCAACCATTCGCAAGGGAACATGGTAAAATCTTTTGTCCCTGTAGAAAATGCAAGAACGAGCCATATTTAGAAATAGATACTGTGAAGAGGCATTTATATAATAGAGAATTTAGACCAAACTACTACATATGGTTTTTGCATGGGGAAGGTGCATCAAGTAGTAGTACGGGTCAGGGATTTGAACTGCCAAATTATAATGCGAGTGATGGATATGAGCAAAATATGTTTGGAAATAATGCGGAGGATGGGTATGAGCAAAATATGTTTGGAAACAATGCGGGGGATGGGTATGAGCAACAGGGAAATAGGTATCATGATATGGTTACAGATGCATTGCATGAAGCTGCTATTCCTGATAGTAGTAGGGAAGAACCTAACATTGACGCACAAcgattttataatatgttagaCGCTGCCAATGAACCCATCTACGAAGGATGTAGAGAAGGGCTTTCTAGATTATCACTAGCATCTAGGATGATGACCATTAAAAGTGATCATAATCTAAATGAGAAGTGCATGGATTCGTGGGCTCAACTCATTAATGAGTATTTACCAGAAGGTAATTTTGCTGCGGATAATTTCTATGAAATTCAGAAGCTAGTTGCCGGTCTTGGTCTACCGTCTGAAATGATTGATTTATGcgttgacaactgcatgatttactgGAAAGATGATGAAAAACTGACGGAGTGTCGATTTTGTCAAAAGCCAAGATATCAAGAAACCCAAGGAAGGAATCCTGTGCCGTACAAACGTATGTGGTACTTACCGATCACAGATAGATTGAAGCGTTTATACCACTCAGAAAGGACAGCCGCGtcgatgagatggcatgcccaACATTCGGTGAAAGATGGCGAGATTACACATCCCTCAGATGCAAAGGCATGGAAACGCTTTCAGACCGTATATTCCGACTTTGCGAGTGAGTTTAGAAACGTTTATCTTGGCTTATGCAcggatggatttagtccatttggtaTGTCTGGAAGGCAATACTCTTTATGGCATGTCATCTTGACGCCATACAATCTCCctccggagatgtgcatgcaaagaGAATTTTTGTTCTTGAGTATTCTAGTGCCTGGTCCAAAACATCCAAAGCGAGCACTTGATGTATTTTTGCAACCTTTGATCCATGAGCTGAAGATGTTGTGGCATTATAGCATGCAGACATGGGATCACTCGCAGCAACAGAACTTTAATATGCGTGCAGTGCTTATGTGGACCATTAGTGACTTCCCCGCATATGGAATGTTATCGGGTTGGAccacacatggaagattatcatgtccatattgtatGGATAGGACAGATGCTTTTCAGCTGAAAAATGGGAGGAAGtcatgttggtttgattgtcaccgtagGTTTCTTCCGCCGCAACATACATATCGTAAGaacaagaaattgtttaggAAAAACAAGGTAGTGCATGTTCCTCCCCCAGTAATGCAATCAGGAGCATCTTTGTTAGAGCAGATTGATTATTACGGTGCTAAGGAAACAtgtaaagttggaggaaattggcacaCTCCACCTAACATGCCAGACGGGTATACGGCATCTCataattggcataagaagagcaTATTTTGGGAACttccatattggaaggatcatCTCTTAAGgcacaaccttgatgtgatgcacATAGAGAAGAATGTTTTTGAGAATATCATGAACACTCTTTTGGATGTGAAGGGAAAGAGTAAAGATAATTTGAAATCGAGGTTGGATTTGCCAGAGTTATGTGCAAGACCAGAGCTGCATGTGACAAGAGAAGGAAAATTACCAGTTCCAAATTTTAGATTGCCTGGGGTGGCGAAGCAAAAGTTGTTTGACTGGGTAAATTCTGATGTAAAGTTTCCAGATGGATATGTGTCAAAATTCTCAAGATGCATCGAGCAAGGAAAAAAATTTTCTGGTATGAAGAGTCACGACTGTCACGTTTTCATGCAGCGGCTCCTACCGTTCGCAATGACAGAGCTATTAGCAAAACATGTCCATGAAGCAATAGCCG GAGTTGGAGCATTTTTTAGGGATTTATGCACTCGGACATTGACTGAGGATGGGATCGAGTTGTTAGCCAAGAATATTCCGGTTTTGCTTTGCAATCTGGAAAAAGTCTTCCCCCCATCTTTTTTTGACGTAATGGAACATCTCATGATTCATCTACCTTTTGAAGCAGCTCTTGGGGGCCCTGTGCAATTTCGATGGATGTATGTATTTGAGAGATTCATGGGATATCTCAAAAAGTTTGCCAAAAATCTGGCCAAAGTCGAGGGCTCGATAGTTGCAGGAAGTTTGACGGTGGAAACTTCGCACTTTACATCCTACTACTTTAGCCCAACCGTTAGAACGAAGAAGACCGCTCCTAGACGATATGACGACGGAGGAGTTGCGCCTTCATATCTTGTTACAGACGTTCCTGACATATTTTGTCAAATTGGAAGACTTGCTGGCAAA GAATTTGAAAG CATATTCAACTTACAAATTCGAGAACACTATCCTAATTTAGAAGAAAAGGATTATGAGCAGTTGAACGAACGAGATTATCCTGGGTGGTTAGAATACTAT GTGAAAAATGGATGTCATGACAAACCAATTCCGCGATGGTTGTATGAATTTGTTGACAAACCGGTTTCTAAGATCACTACTGCTCCAATGTACTTCACTCGTGGATACACTTTTCATACGTACACACACGGTTCGAAGAGATCAACCACAAATTTTGGAATCCAACTCCAAGGTGAAACTGACTTCTACGGTGTATTGCAACAGATCATAGAAGTCACTTACCCGGGAACCATCAACTTAAAATGCGTAAATTTAAGTGTGATTG ATCAAGTGTGTTTTCTTTCATATCCAAGGATTAGAGAAAGGCGTGAAAGGTGGTTATCAGTGATTAAAGTGAATCCGCGAGGGCGTATAATCGTCGGAGAAATTGCCGATGTCGCTATGCAAGCCGAAAGAGTTGCTGAAATGTCCGTCCCAACCGAATCGACTGAGAATATCGTACACATCGATCCAGATAACCAAGAAGCAGAAGTCATTGTTGATGATTCCACCGAAGGGTCTGTTTCAgaagaagacgagtttaatgctGAAACTGACGAAGATGAAATCACAAATGATGAGGCTGAAAATAGAGACAATGAAAAATGTATCTGA
- the LOC106382148 gene encoding WAT1-related protein At3g28100, with protein MAGAVSLWRREAVFLTAMLASETGIVGMNTLFKAATSKGLNSYAFLGYSYLLGSLLLLPSHIFSNRSRSLPPLSFSILSKMGLLGLLGSMYVITGYIGVKYSNPTLASAISNITPALTFILAIIFRMEKVNFKERSSVAKVMGTVLSLVGAPVVVLYHGPRVFVASSPPYLHFRQLSPSLFSSNSDWIIGGCLLTIKDIFVSISFILQAHIMTEYPAAFTVSFFYSMCVSILTSLTGLVVEKDNPSIWIIRFDITLISIVTMGIFTPVYYVIHSWTVRYKGPLYLAIFKPLSILIAVVMSAIFLGDSLYLGCLIGGVLITLGFYAVMWGKANEDKTRLLTLLENEKTPLLLNHNDDQI; from the exons ATGGCCGGAGCCGTAAGTCTTTGGAGGAGAGAGGCCGTGTTCTTGACGGCCATGCTTGCGTCCGAAACTGGTATCGTAGGAATGAATACTCTGTTCAAAGCTGCGACTTCAAAGGGACTCAACTCTTACGCTTTCCTAGGCTATTCTTATCTTCTTGGTTCCCTTCTACTTCTTCCTTCACATATCTTCTCCAACAG GTCAAGATCACTTCCTCCATTAAGTTTCTCAATACTTTCTAAGATGGGACTTCTTGGACTATTAGG ttCAATGTATGTGATCACAGGGTATATAGGCGTTAAATACAGCAACCCAACCTTAGCTTCAGCTATTAGCAATATCACTCCTGCTCTTACCTTTATCCTAGCCATTATCTTCag AATGGAGAAAGTAAATTTCAAAGAAAGGAGCAGTGTAGCCAAAGTGATGGGGACAGTATTGTCGTTAGTAGGCGCACCTGTGGTAGTTCTCTACCACGGTCCACGTGTCTTCGTTGCATCTTCTCCGCCGTATCTACACTTCCGTCAGCTTTCTCCGTCGTTATTTTCTTCAAACTCCGACTGGATCATCGGTGGATGTCTTCTTACCATTAAAGACATCTTCGTTTCTATTTCTTTCATACTTCAG GCACATATAATGACTGAATACCCAGCAGCATTTACAGTCTCCTTTTTCTATTCGATGTGTGTTTCAATCTTGACCTCGTTGACTGGACTCGTGGTCGAGAAGGACAATCCAAGCATTTGGATCATTAGATTCGACATTACATTGATAAGCATTGTAACTATG GGAATATTCACTCCAGTATACTACGTGATTCATTCATGGACAGTGCGTTACAAAGGACCTCTTTACTTAGCGATATTTAAGCCATTGTCCATTTTAATAGCGGTTGTTATGAGTGCTATTTTTCTCGGCGATTCTCTCTATCTCGgatg TTTGATAGGAGGAGTTTTGATAACGTTAGGGTTTTACGCTGTAATGTGGGGGAAAGCAAACGAAGACAAGACTCGGTTGTTGACACTTTTAGAAAACGAGAAAACGCCTCTTCTGTTGAATCACAACGACGAccaaatttaa